The Bifidobacterium eulemuris genome includes a window with the following:
- a CDS encoding TetR/AcrR family transcriptional regulator, producing MHHVSNDKRARQSAELICDGLERCLREKEYRKIHVRDICERSYVSRATFYRLFDAIDDVLSYRCDRIFQELADELSQRRFATNRDLLLVFIERWLGHGTLVSTLVENNLTGIIYDTHMRNGELMKRIFADASTMTDAESDYLVSILTNILPAVMNTWHLHGQTESPEEIYAHAGASIAVIADALNR from the coding sequence ATGCATCACGTGTCGAACGACAAACGGGCCAGACAATCCGCGGAACTGATATGCGACGGCCTCGAGCGATGTCTGCGGGAAAAGGAATATCGGAAAATCCACGTCAGGGACATCTGTGAACGATCCTATGTCAGCCGGGCCACCTTCTACCGCCTTTTCGACGCGATCGACGATGTGCTGTCCTACCGGTGCGATCGGATCTTCCAGGAACTGGCGGACGAGCTGTCCCAACGACGGTTCGCGACGAACCGCGACCTGCTCCTCGTCTTCATCGAACGATGGCTGGGCCATGGGACGCTGGTGAGCACGCTGGTCGAGAACAATCTGACGGGCATCATCTACGACACGCATATGAGGAACGGCGAGCTTATGAAGCGGATTTTCGCCGACGCGTCGACGATGACCGACGCCGAATCCGATTATCTGGTCTCCATCCTGACGAACATCCTCCCGGCCGTGATGAACACCTGGCATCTGCATGGGCAGACGGAAAGCCCCGAGGAGATATACGCGCACGCCGGCGCGAGCATCGCCGTCATCGCGGACGCGCTCAATCGATAG
- a CDS encoding HXXEE domain-containing protein, translating to MAMNKTGLSWWSDRAWLWFGWCVTAVITVLILLNWRTWSAELKLVAAIAALIPVHATEEWVFPGGFNFQYNTFLYRSARPDRYPMCRASDMITVLGVTIMYAVVAFAYAVGGGAVHAGVLMSAMAFSALEVVFHTYCGVRAYLMYRSKGKTTIYGPGSITAYLGFGVLGVLMFYSLRDMSIGASDWGLCALILAAIVCFCFIPEQAFKNKVDSYYFETNGYYDRFLK from the coding sequence ATGGCAATGAATAAAACCGGATTGAGCTGGTGGAGCGACCGCGCGTGGTTGTGGTTCGGCTGGTGCGTCACCGCCGTCATCACCGTGCTGATTCTGCTGAATTGGAGGACGTGGTCGGCCGAGCTGAAACTCGTCGCGGCGATCGCCGCGCTGATTCCCGTCCACGCCACGGAGGAGTGGGTGTTTCCTGGAGGGTTCAACTTCCAATACAACACCTTCCTGTATCGGTCCGCGCGACCGGACCGATATCCGATGTGCCGGGCGTCCGACATGATCACGGTGCTGGGCGTCACGATCATGTACGCGGTTGTGGCTTTCGCGTATGCGGTCGGCGGCGGAGCGGTGCATGCCGGCGTGCTGATGAGCGCGATGGCGTTCTCAGCGCTCGAAGTGGTGTTCCACACGTACTGCGGTGTGCGGGCGTATCTCATGTACCGGAGCAAGGGAAAAACGACCATATACGGGCCCGGATCCATCACCGCCTATCTCGGCTTCGGCGTGCTGGGCGTCCTGATGTTCTACAGCCTGCGGGACATGTCGATCGGAGCGTCGGATTGGGGGCTGTGCGCGTTGATTCTGGCGGCCATCGTCTGCTTCTGTTTCATTCCGGAGCAGGCGTTCAAGAACAAGGTCGATTCATACTATTTCGAAACCAACGGTTACTACGACCGCTTTCTCAAATAA
- a CDS encoding carbohydrate kinase family protein, which translates to MSTPIVLSLGELLWDMLPTGKRAGGAPVNFAYHAMKNGADGYSISAVGEDELGDELLEEAKKAGIHTIIQRNAWPTSTVEVSLKNGIPEYTIVKGVAWDHILYTRELIDVVAKADAVCFGTLALRSPESHDTITELLKHTKPGAMKFFDINLRGDHYSKELIEELLNAATVLKINDEELLLLRDMFDIRGTSGEDAGRWFIEEFDLDYVILTAGSAYSTILSKKGESSTVDTPHVTVTDTVGAGDSFSGTFTAHILAGEPLTEAHRRAVNTAAYVCTQAGAWPEYPDTMPDYLAEIGK; encoded by the coding sequence ATGTCCACCCCCATCGTCCTGAGCCTCGGCGAACTCCTGTGGGACATGCTCCCCACCGGCAAGCGCGCGGGCGGCGCGCCGGTCAACTTCGCCTACCATGCCATGAAGAACGGCGCGGACGGCTACTCCATCAGCGCGGTCGGCGAGGATGAGCTCGGCGACGAGCTGCTCGAGGAGGCCAAGAAGGCCGGCATCCACACCATCATCCAGCGCAACGCCTGGCCGACCTCCACCGTCGAGGTGTCGCTCAAGAACGGCATTCCGGAATACACCATCGTCAAGGGCGTCGCTTGGGACCACATCCTCTACACCCGCGAGCTCATCGACGTGGTCGCCAAGGCCGACGCCGTGTGCTTCGGCACCCTGGCCCTGCGCTCCCCCGAATCGCACGACACCATCACCGAGCTGCTCAAGCACACCAAGCCGGGCGCCATGAAGTTCTTCGACATCAACCTGCGCGGCGACCACTATTCCAAGGAGCTTATCGAGGAGCTGCTCAACGCCGCCACCGTGCTCAAGATCAACGACGAGGAACTGCTGCTGCTGCGCGACATGTTCGACATCCGCGGCACCTCCGGCGAGGACGCTGGGCGCTGGTTCATCGAGGAGTTCGACCTCGATTACGTGATCCTGACCGCGGGCAGCGCCTACAGCACCATCCTGTCCAAGAAGGGCGAGTCCTCCACCGTGGACACCCCGCATGTCACGGTCACCGACACGGTGGGCGCCGGCGATTCCTTCTCCGGAACCTTCACCGCGCACATCCTCGCGGGCGAACCCCTCACCGAGGCCCACCGCCGCGCGGTCAACACCGCCGCCTACGTGTGCACCCAGGCCGGCGCGTGGCCGGAGTACCCCGACACCATGCCCGACTATCTCGCCGAGATCGGCAAGTAA
- a CDS encoding ROK family transcriptional regulator, with amino-acid sequence MVNATTPANTTASQASISESNRSRILQHLYHHGVSSRAQIAKALELTPAAITKITARLIEAGVIKETGDIEGSKNRRSIGLKLDTSHFRVIGVKFARSLVQIGVFDLAGNRLSLDNLPTVSNDTVWDTIATIHTKVNDLLANDKRIMAVGMAVPGPYLRGIGRIAVVSSMQEWRKVNFLREFADAFRVPVFLEQDARAGALAEYLFDPDIAANNLAYYLVGEGVGLGAIDNGHLINGALGAATEIGHVSIDVNGRPCDCGNVGCLERYCSASAIHELVNATDGLIPGSADMSHAEACRALFALCDAGDATANHLLRQVARFVGYGCVTIFNAFNPSHIVLGDIVSEAGAPLLNEVRRVVDERVISELNDSTTITLSGLSTDAAVAGAAAVAITQFLEHPSVFFDVT; translated from the coding sequence ATGGTGAACGCCACAACACCCGCCAACACCACGGCCTCACAGGCATCCATCTCCGAATCCAACCGTTCCCGCATCCTGCAGCACCTCTACCACCACGGCGTCAGCTCCCGGGCGCAAATCGCCAAAGCGCTGGAGCTCACCCCCGCGGCCATCACGAAAATCACCGCGCGCCTGATCGAAGCCGGTGTGATCAAAGAGACCGGCGATATCGAAGGCAGCAAAAACCGCCGTTCCATCGGACTCAAACTCGACACCTCGCACTTCCGCGTCATCGGCGTCAAATTCGCACGCAGCCTGGTGCAGATCGGCGTATTCGACCTCGCCGGCAACCGGCTCTCCCTGGACAACCTGCCCACCGTGTCCAACGACACCGTCTGGGACACCATCGCCACCATCCACACCAAAGTCAACGACCTGCTCGCCAACGACAAACGCATCATGGCCGTCGGCATGGCCGTGCCCGGCCCCTACCTGCGTGGAATCGGACGCATCGCCGTCGTCTCCTCCATGCAGGAATGGCGCAAAGTCAACTTCCTGCGCGAATTCGCCGACGCCTTCCGCGTCCCCGTGTTCCTCGAACAGGACGCCCGCGCCGGTGCGCTCGCCGAATACCTGTTCGACCCCGACATCGCCGCGAACAATCTCGCCTACTATCTCGTGGGCGAAGGCGTGGGGCTCGGCGCTATCGACAACGGCCACCTCATCAACGGCGCGCTCGGCGCCGCCACGGAGATCGGCCATGTCAGCATCGACGTCAACGGCAGGCCCTGCGACTGCGGCAACGTCGGATGCCTGGAACGCTACTGCTCGGCCAGCGCCATCCACGAACTCGTCAACGCCACGGACGGACTGATCCCCGGCTCGGCGGATATGTCGCACGCCGAGGCGTGCCGGGCGCTGTTCGCCCTCTGCGACGCCGGAGACGCGACGGCCAACCACCTGCTCAGGCAGGTCGCGCGCTTCGTCGGATACGGTTGCGTGACCATCTTCAACGCGTTCAACCCCAGCCACATCGTCCTCGGCGACATCGTATCCGAGGCGGGCGCGCCGCTGCTGAACGAGGTGCGCCGCGTGGTGGACGAACGCGTGATCTCCGAACTCAACGACTCCACCACCATCACCCTGTCCGGACTGTCCACCGACGCCGCCGTGGCGGGCGCCGCGGCGGTGGCCATCACCCAGTTTTTGGAACACCCCTCGGTGTTCTTCGACGTCACCTAA